One Chitinophaga varians DNA window includes the following coding sequences:
- a CDS encoding PKD domain-containing protein, with the protein MAIVCLLFLSLVLPVSAQQTEVTLPAQTVNNVAGYLEALPQGYNSNTNKYPLIIFCHGVGELQYDANNPTVPRPISGVANNGIPKLIKEGKFPASFSVNGQNYSFIVISPLFIRWPGSDDVHKLLAYLQTKYRIDPNRIYVTGISMGGGVAWGVISENSTKAKQYAAAAIVCGAYNVNDRPELPAVIAANRTPVWAFHNKVDPNVDPQWTIDWVNKINSSVPAPVPPAKMTIFNASGHDAWTQAYSPTYKDPVSGQNVYEWMLSYSLNTTPPPPPANKRIVVQPNRGSGIYYTDAMKQLNVNPGDTLCIPAGDYDYIQFSKLAGTNDKPVVITNCGGLVRVGVNSTATAAAFVFSTCSYFKLEGTGDTSLPYGFDVNGTNQHGEKMFGLFFGDGSTDFDVHHVYVHDASMFVQAKTLQSCDHPEWWEGSFLMKNIKIHDLLCRNSTWEGFYIGNTHYLYSSGSCQNMKSHHIQDLEVYNNDLENMGSDGIQISMADLGTNKIHDNRVVNYAVARNSAHGYGIMSGGGSTLSIYNNRVDKGYNPGIQIFGSGINTVYNNVVSNITYEGINAIDKIVFEPATAYIYNNTVYNTGVNGIKIYADQTTVGHKVYNNLVIANGTQWDYPQTGYYIKGANPIKFDFSNNLNFKTPADAGIGDAPNGNFRLVAGSKAIDAGRDMTDLGLTTDLENTSRPQDGKYDVGAYEFRNGTNNIVPAANAGNDLFISLPVNTVKLDGSASSDADGTITGYSWKKVSGPSAGTIAAPGQAITNVSGMAAGTYVFQLTVTDNRGLSASDLVTVTVLATAARQPVIVTNTNISVKLPVNSVQLDASSSYDPDGIIAGYEWKQISGPSASVLADNISSNTSAGSLVQGVYTFQLTVTNNAGTKATVNVTVTVTGGSGTNQPPVANAGADQTITAPAASVMLNGSASSDPDGSIAAWKWEKISGPAVGIISSPATAITAVTNLAPGTYVFQLTVTDNAGATASARVTVTVLPQPGDNRPPLANAGPDEKVVSVVILDGTASYDPDGSIVKYSWEQVNGPATANIAGANAAKATATGLQKGVYTFRLTVTDNGGLTASAIKTVTVVDPDIPDDGTEAVSLYPNRITGSGSAMLKIKHSSLRSGRITIYSSNGVTVKQFAFLMDAVFTTSLDFSALGAGVYFVEIRGTDTDYKSVKRFIKL; encoded by the coding sequence ATGGCAATTGTATGCCTGCTCTTTTTATCCCTTGTATTACCAGTCTCCGCTCAACAAACGGAGGTGACCCTTCCTGCCCAAACTGTCAATAACGTTGCCGGCTATCTGGAAGCATTACCGCAGGGCTATAACAGCAACACCAACAAATACCCGCTGATCATCTTCTGCCACGGGGTAGGAGAATTGCAGTACGACGCTAATAATCCCACCGTTCCCAGGCCTATTTCAGGCGTGGCGAACAACGGTATACCTAAACTGATAAAGGAAGGGAAGTTTCCTGCATCCTTCTCCGTGAATGGCCAGAACTATTCCTTTATTGTCATCTCTCCGCTTTTCATCAGATGGCCCGGGTCAGACGATGTACATAAGTTATTGGCTTACCTGCAAACCAAATACCGTATAGACCCTAACAGAATATATGTCACCGGGATCAGTATGGGAGGCGGCGTGGCCTGGGGCGTTATCTCGGAAAACAGCACCAAAGCCAAACAATACGCTGCAGCGGCCATAGTATGCGGCGCCTATAACGTCAACGACCGTCCGGAGCTGCCGGCTGTCATAGCTGCCAACCGCACGCCGGTATGGGCTTTCCACAATAAAGTCGACCCCAATGTGGACCCGCAATGGACCATCGACTGGGTCAATAAGATCAACAGCTCCGTGCCTGCTCCCGTACCACCTGCAAAAATGACCATCTTCAATGCCAGCGGCCACGATGCCTGGACACAGGCCTACAGCCCCACTTATAAAGATCCGGTCAGCGGTCAGAACGTATACGAGTGGATGTTGTCCTATTCACTTAATACCACCCCGCCACCGCCGCCGGCCAACAAGCGCATTGTGGTGCAACCCAACCGGGGTAGCGGTATCTATTATACGGACGCCATGAAACAGTTGAACGTCAATCCGGGAGACACGCTTTGTATTCCGGCAGGCGATTATGACTATATCCAGTTCAGCAAGTTGGCAGGCACCAACGATAAGCCGGTCGTGATCACCAACTGCGGCGGCCTGGTAAGAGTAGGCGTCAACAGTACCGCCACCGCTGCGGCCTTTGTGTTTTCCACCTGCAGCTATTTTAAACTGGAAGGTACCGGTGATACCAGCCTGCCATACGGATTCGATGTGAACGGTACCAACCAGCACGGGGAAAAAATGTTCGGCCTCTTCTTCGGTGACGGCTCTACTGACTTCGACGTGCATCATGTCTACGTGCATGACGCCAGTATGTTCGTACAGGCAAAGACGTTACAAAGCTGCGACCACCCCGAGTGGTGGGAAGGTTCCTTTCTGATGAAAAACATTAAAATCCATGACCTGCTTTGCCGCAACTCCACCTGGGAAGGCTTCTATATTGGCAACACCCATTATCTGTACTCCAGCGGCAGCTGTCAGAACATGAAATCCCATCATATCCAGGACCTTGAAGTCTATAATAACGACCTGGAGAACATGGGCAGTGACGGTATCCAGATCTCCATGGCCGACCTGGGCACCAATAAGATACACGACAACCGTGTGGTAAACTATGCCGTCGCCCGCAACAGCGCGCACGGATATGGCATTATGAGCGGCGGCGGCAGCACGCTCAGTATTTACAATAACCGCGTTGACAAAGGCTACAATCCCGGTATCCAGATCTTTGGCTCCGGAATTAATACCGTTTACAATAACGTAGTGTCCAACATTACTTATGAAGGCATCAATGCAATCGATAAAATTGTATTTGAACCAGCCACCGCATATATCTATAATAACACGGTCTACAATACCGGGGTAAATGGCATAAAAATCTATGCGGACCAAACTACTGTCGGGCACAAGGTGTACAACAACCTCGTGATCGCCAACGGCACCCAGTGGGATTATCCGCAGACTGGTTATTACATCAAAGGTGCCAATCCGATCAAGTTTGACTTCTCCAACAATCTGAACTTCAAAACACCGGCAGATGCAGGAATAGGGGACGCGCCGAACGGCAATTTCCGGCTGGTGGCTGGCTCCAAAGCTATTGACGCAGGCCGTGATATGACCGACCTGGGGTTGACTACTGACCTGGAAAACACCTCCCGCCCCCAGGACGGTAAATATGACGTGGGTGCCTATGAGTTCAGGAACGGTACCAATAATATTGTCCCTGCTGCCAATGCAGGCAATGACCTGTTCATTTCCCTGCCGGTAAATACTGTAAAACTTGACGGTTCGGCCTCCTCTGATGCCGACGGCACTATTACCGGCTACAGCTGGAAAAAAGTAAGCGGCCCTTCAGCCGGAACAATCGCCGCCCCGGGGCAAGCCATTACCAATGTGTCCGGCATGGCGGCAGGTACTTATGTCTTTCAGCTGACCGTAACAGACAATCGCGGCCTCAGTGCGTCTGACCTGGTGACAGTGACGGTACTGGCCACCGCGGCAAGGCAACCGGTCATCGTTACCAATACGAACATCTCCGTCAAACTGCCGGTCAACAGCGTTCAGCTGGACGCCAGCAGCTCCTATGATCCCGACGGCATTATCGCCGGCTATGAGTGGAAACAGATCAGCGGTCCTTCTGCCAGCGTGCTGGCAGATAACATCTCCAGCAATACCTCCGCCGGCTCACTGGTGCAGGGCGTATATACGTTCCAGTTAACCGTCACGAATAACGCGGGCACAAAAGCCACCGTTAACGTAACGGTGACGGTAACCGGCGGCTCCGGTACCAATCAACCGCCTGTGGCCAATGCGGGCGCAGACCAGACCATCACGGCGCCGGCCGCCAGCGTAATGCTCAACGGCAGCGCGTCCTCAGACCCGGACGGCTCCATCGCCGCCTGGAAGTGGGAGAAAATAAGCGGCCCCGCGGTTGGTATTATCAGCAGCCCCGCTACGGCTATCACCGCTGTCACCAACCTCGCGCCAGGCACTTACGTGTTCCAGCTGACGGTCACAGACAATGCCGGCGCCACTGCCTCAGCACGTGTAACCGTGACCGTTCTGCCGCAGCCCGGCGACAACCGCCCGCCGTTGGCCAACGCCGGGCCGGATGAAAAAGTAGTGTCTGTGGTAATTCTCGATGGCACTGCTTCCTATGACCCGGACGGCTCCATCGTTAAGTACAGCTGGGAACAGGTGAACGGCCCCGCCACCGCAAATATCGCCGGCGCCAATGCGGCAAAGGCGACAGCAACAGGCCTGCAAAAAGGCGTATATACGTTCCGGTTAACTGTGACAGACAACGGCGGACTGACTGCCAGTGCTATCAAGACAGTCACCGTGGTGGACCCTGACATACCGGACGACGGCACGGAAGCGGTAAGCCTCTATCCCAACAGGATAACAGGCAGCGGCAGCGCCATGCTGAAAATCAAACACAGCTCCCTCCGCTCCGGCAGGATCACGATATACAGCAGCAACGGCGTCACCGTAAAACAGTTCGCTTTCCTGATGGACGCTGTTTTTACCACCAGCCTCGATTTTAGTGCGTTGGGTGCCGGTGTCTACTTTGTGGAGATCAGGGGGACAGACACTGACTATAAATCAGTGAAACGTTTCATAAAATTATAA
- a CDS encoding glycosyltransferase — protein MMSVYNRDIVIVGLQPWYTKIGSNCKSLAAEFSKHNRVLYVNAPIDRRTFFNRHAGDEIGHHKEVIRGKAPSLVQISDNMWNLYPTAVIESINWLPSTALFSVVNRINNRRFARNIRKAARELGFKDIILFNDNDIFRSFYLKELLQPSVYIYYSRDNILAVDYWRKHGQTLEPQHISKADIGVANSLYLAERLKKYNPRSHYIGQGCNLELFNPDRPIDTPADTAHVKGPVIGYVGALTSLRLDIPLLVNLASEQKDWSFVLVGHEDEDFKKSPLHELPNVHFTGGKPMAELPAYVKSFDVCINPQTVNDLTIGNYPLKVDEYLAMGKPVVATRTPTMKMFEDYVYLADDLTSWLLQLKAALEGNRPELASARRAFALTHTWENSAAAVYEAIQAYEARL, from the coding sequence ATGATGTCTGTTTATAACCGCGATATAGTTATTGTGGGCCTGCAACCCTGGTACACAAAAATTGGCAGCAACTGCAAAAGTCTTGCGGCCGAATTCTCCAAACATAACAGGGTATTGTATGTCAATGCCCCGATAGATCGTCGCACATTCTTCAATCGCCATGCCGGAGACGAAATCGGCCATCATAAGGAAGTCATCCGTGGGAAAGCCCCTTCACTGGTGCAGATCAGCGACAATATGTGGAACCTTTATCCCACTGCTGTTATTGAATCGATCAACTGGCTGCCGTCCACGGCTTTGTTTTCGGTCGTTAACCGCATCAACAACCGCCGCTTTGCGCGTAACATCCGTAAGGCCGCCCGGGAACTGGGTTTTAAGGATATTATCCTTTTCAATGACAATGATATTTTCAGGAGTTTCTACCTGAAAGAACTGCTGCAACCGTCGGTGTACATCTATTACAGCCGGGACAATATCCTGGCGGTGGATTACTGGCGTAAACACGGACAGACACTGGAGCCGCAACATATTTCCAAGGCGGATATCGGCGTGGCCAATTCACTGTACCTCGCCGAAAGGCTTAAAAAATACAATCCCCGGAGCCACTACATCGGCCAGGGCTGCAACCTGGAATTGTTCAATCCGGACAGGCCTATAGACACGCCGGCAGATACCGCCCATGTGAAAGGGCCGGTGATCGGTTATGTAGGCGCGCTCACCAGTTTAAGGCTGGACATCCCCCTGCTGGTCAACCTTGCATCGGAACAAAAAGACTGGAGCTTTGTGCTGGTGGGACATGAAGATGAAGATTTTAAAAAGTCACCGTTGCATGAACTGCCCAACGTACATTTTACCGGCGGCAAACCCATGGCAGAACTTCCGGCCTATGTAAAATCCTTTGATGTATGTATTAACCCACAGACGGTCAATGACCTGACTATCGGCAACTATCCGCTGAAGGTGGATGAGTACCTGGCGATGGGCAAACCGGTGGTCGCCACCCGCACCCCTACCATGAAGATGTTTGAGGATTATGTGTACCTGGCAGATGATCTCACCTCCTGGCTGCTGCAGCTGAAGGCCGCGCTGGAAGGCAACCGTCCCGAACTGGCGTCCGCCCGCAGGGCCTTTGCGCTCACCCACACCTGGGAGAACTCGGCCGCTGCGGTATATGAGGCTATCCAGGCCTATGAGGCCCGATTATAA
- a CDS encoding bifunctional GNAT family N-acetyltransferase/carbon-nitrogen hydrolase family protein produces the protein MSETVEIRNITAADYLDLRESMVSAYPDMAGSYWGETTIQRLIKLFPEGQIAVTVNGRVVGCALSIIVDYDKFGDNHTYEQITGYYTFNTHNPKGDILYGIEVFVHPDFRGRRLARRLYDARKTLCEQLNLEGIVAGGRIPNYEKYADRMTPREYIEKVQDKEIYDPTLTFQFSNDFTVKKILKNYLPNDEASKGFATLLQWFNIYYEKDSDTIRYNKSTVRIGLVQWQMRDYGSLEAFMQQVEFFIDAVSDYGSDFVVFPELFNAPLMAEFNQLDPAGAIRGMAKHTETIRDRFLEHAVSYNVNIISGSMPIVIDEVLHNISYLCRRDGTWEQYIKIHPTPGEVYSWGMKGGSEIKVFDTDCGKIGIQICYDVEFPEPSRILAEQGMQILFVPFMTDTQHAYNRVRFCAQARAIENECYVAIAGCVGNLPKVNNMDLQYAQSCVFTPSDFNFPVTGIKAESTPNTEMVVVADVDLVLLKELHTFGSVQTMKDIRNDLYQVVKK, from the coding sequence ATGTCAGAAACAGTTGAAATCAGAAATATTACTGCCGCGGATTATCTGGACCTCCGGGAATCGATGGTGTCTGCTTATCCCGATATGGCGGGAAGCTACTGGGGAGAGACTACCATCCAGCGGCTGATCAAATTGTTCCCGGAAGGACAGATAGCCGTGACCGTTAACGGCCGGGTGGTGGGTTGCGCCTTGTCTATCATTGTGGACTATGATAAGTTTGGGGACAACCACACCTACGAACAGATCACCGGTTATTATACCTTTAATACCCATAACCCGAAAGGGGATATCCTTTATGGCATAGAGGTATTTGTGCATCCTGATTTCCGGGGAAGACGACTGGCGCGCCGGCTGTATGATGCCCGCAAAACACTTTGTGAGCAGTTGAACCTGGAAGGGATTGTGGCCGGAGGCCGCATTCCCAACTATGAAAAGTATGCCGACAGGATGACGCCGAGGGAGTATATCGAGAAGGTGCAGGACAAGGAGATTTATGATCCAACCCTGACCTTTCAGTTTTCCAATGACTTTACCGTTAAGAAGATACTGAAAAACTATCTGCCCAATGATGAGGCGTCCAAAGGGTTTGCCACCTTGCTGCAGTGGTTCAATATTTATTACGAGAAAGACAGTGACACCATCCGTTATAATAAGTCCACCGTCCGGATTGGACTGGTGCAATGGCAGATGCGGGATTATGGCAGCTTGGAAGCCTTTATGCAGCAGGTGGAGTTTTTCATTGACGCAGTGAGTGACTACGGGTCTGACTTTGTAGTGTTCCCGGAGTTGTTCAATGCGCCATTGATGGCGGAGTTCAACCAGCTGGACCCGGCAGGGGCCATCCGCGGAATGGCCAAGCACACCGAAACGATCCGTGACCGGTTCCTTGAGCATGCTGTATCTTATAATGTGAACATTATTTCCGGCAGTATGCCTATCGTCATCGATGAGGTGCTCCACAACATATCTTACCTCTGCCGCCGGGACGGTACCTGGGAGCAGTACATCAAGATCCATCCCACACCGGGGGAAGTGTACTCCTGGGGAATGAAGGGCGGCTCCGAAATCAAGGTGTTTGATACCGACTGTGGAAAGATAGGCATCCAGATCTGTTACGATGTCGAATTTCCTGAACCGTCCCGGATTCTGGCGGAGCAGGGAATGCAGATTTTGTTTGTGCCGTTTATGACAGATACCCAGCATGCGTATAACCGTGTCCGTTTCTGTGCGCAGGCCAGGGCCATCGAAAATGAATGTTATGTGGCTATTGCGGGGTGTGTGGGTAATCTGCCAAAAGTTAATAATATGGACCTGCAGTATGCACAATCCTGTGTATTCACACCTTCTGATTTTAACTTCCCGGTAACGGGAATAAAGGCGGAGTCAACTCCCAATACGGAGATGGTGGTAGTGGCAGATGTTGACCTGGTGTTGTTGAAAGAACTACATACATTTGGCAGCGTACAAACGATGAAGGATATACGAAATGATCTCTATCAGGTGGTTAAAAAGTAG
- a CDS encoding MTH1187 family thiamine-binding protein encodes MNNKINLALQILPSVPSEQVYAVVDEAIAVIHNSGVKYRVCPFETVMEGTYDELMEVVRKTQEVCFKAGASQLLVYIKMQIKKDQDVTIEEKTGKYDS; translated from the coding sequence ATGAATAATAAGATTAATTTAGCGCTTCAGATCCTGCCTTCCGTGCCTTCGGAGCAGGTATATGCCGTGGTGGACGAGGCCATTGCCGTGATTCATAACTCCGGTGTAAAATACAGGGTATGTCCATTTGAAACAGTAATGGAAGGCACCTATGATGAGCTGATGGAGGTGGTTCGCAAAACCCAGGAAGTATGTTTTAAAGCCGGTGCATCCCAATTGTTAGTGTATATAAAAATGCAGATAAAAAAAGATCAGGACGTAACGATCGAAGAAAAAACCGGTAAGTACGATTCTTGA
- a CDS encoding PH domain-containing protein codes for MRYAATLDGNSKIITNLIIIITLIILCRQITDVDHEAVKTSILLIILIPAILVAACLSPRYYKITAEGLVIQRALFPITILFDDIVRLRSITEEELGTSSRMLGIGGIFGYLGTYRSAEIGKYQRWCTNRENLVLIESQSRKWVISPSAADDFVKTMNGIINTAK; via the coding sequence ATGAGGTATGCCGCAACATTGGATGGGAACTCCAAAATCATTACAAATCTGATCATCATCATTACCCTGATCATCTTATGCCGGCAGATCACCGATGTAGACCATGAGGCAGTGAAGACCAGTATTTTGTTGATCATACTGATACCGGCTATCCTCGTGGCGGCCTGCCTGAGCCCCCGGTACTATAAAATTACGGCCGAGGGCCTGGTGATCCAGAGAGCGCTGTTTCCCATCACTATTCTCTTCGATGACATTGTGCGGCTGCGCAGCATCACGGAAGAAGAACTGGGCACCAGCAGCCGCATGCTGGGCATCGGCGGTATTTTCGGTTACCTGGGCACCTACCGCTCTGCCGAAATCGGCAAGTACCAGCGCTGGTGCACCAACCGCGAAAACCTGGTCCTGATCGAATCACAATCGCGGAAGTGGGTGATCAGCCCCTCCGCAGCAGACGACTTTGTAAAGACGATGAACGGTATCATCAATACCGCTAAATAA
- a CDS encoding TetR/AcrR family transcriptional regulator has product MPRNKEFEYEEKLEKARDLFWEKGYHATSIHDIVDRMGLNRSSVYNSYGNKQALFLKCLENYAALKAAQYRRAGKNAPSAFDALAFTIRDVVEQTVTDRKACLIVRTIFELGNEEPVISSFIKKNAEVLESIFRDLVIRAKAEGDLKNEAAPDMLASYILTSCSSFYMRYVLTGSKKEVNEMINILISSLRK; this is encoded by the coding sequence ATGCCAAGGAATAAGGAATTTGAGTACGAAGAAAAACTGGAAAAAGCCCGGGACCTCTTCTGGGAAAAGGGCTATCACGCCACTTCCATCCACGATATTGTGGACAGGATGGGACTGAACAGAAGCAGTGTATACAATTCCTACGGAAACAAACAGGCATTGTTTCTGAAATGTCTGGAAAACTATGCAGCCCTCAAAGCCGCCCAATACCGCCGTGCCGGCAAAAATGCACCCTCCGCTTTTGACGCTTTGGCGTTTACCATCCGGGATGTGGTGGAGCAAACCGTGACGGACAGAAAGGCCTGCCTGATCGTGCGGACGATCTTTGAACTCGGCAACGAAGAGCCTGTCATTTCATCGTTTATCAAAAAGAACGCGGAAGTGCTGGAGTCTATTTTCAGGGACCTGGTCATCAGGGCAAAAGCCGAAGGAGACCTGAAAAATGAAGCGGCTCCGGATATGCTTGCCAGTTATATACTCACATCGTGCAGCAGCTTCTATATGCGGTACGTCCTCACTGGCAGTAAAAAAGAAGTCAACGAAATGATCAATATTTTAATCAGCTCCCTGCGTAAATAA
- a CDS encoding nuclear transport factor 2 family protein, with protein sequence MESLTTKTKETVEAYLNNMASKNYQANASLFADNVEWRIPGNKAKAPWIRDRNTKAEAVGFYEELFRYVEGISFEITGKFYDGDQAVVTGHLVSRMLSTGKLFDSLFTIQVTVTDGLITRYILLEDSYNLVEALTA encoded by the coding sequence ATGGAATCACTGACAACAAAGACTAAAGAGACAGTAGAAGCGTATTTGAACAACATGGCGTCCAAAAATTATCAGGCAAATGCCAGCCTGTTTGCTGACAATGTGGAATGGCGCATACCCGGCAACAAGGCAAAGGCGCCCTGGATCAGGGACCGCAATACCAAAGCAGAAGCCGTGGGTTTCTATGAGGAATTGTTCCGCTATGTCGAAGGCATTTCCTTCGAAATAACCGGCAAATTCTATGATGGCGACCAAGCTGTCGTAACCGGCCACCTGGTATCCCGCATGCTGAGCACCGGCAAATTGTTCGACAGCCTTTTCACCATCCAGGTAACCGTGACAGATGGACTGATCACCCGGTACATTTTACTGGAAGACAGTTATAACCTGGTGGAAGCATTGACAGCGTAA